The Diabrotica virgifera virgifera chromosome 4, PGI_DIABVI_V3a genome segment cattttttgcttagaatgaacttttgcagtcaaaatataataaaaaatttccacccccgagatggggtggcaaccacccccatggtaaaagcgcctttcggcatcatatagattttgatccttggagttattcgcaaattttcaagcaaatcgatccattctgtaaaaattgcgaggtgaaaagctggACTAATGACGAAGTAAAAATATCGATACCTTGACATGGTACGCCATTTCTATTGGCTTCCCTCGGACATTCCGGTTGAAAATTAGTGGCCAGTAATATTTAGATCTTTAAAAACTTCGTTTCCTGGGCTAAAACCTTGGTGCAGTCATTGTCAAGCCATGGGTACAATCAtttcgtcaatttttttttatttatgcatgTAAATAAAAACAGATGATGcatgaaaacaatttttttattataattttcgaGTTTGGGATACTCAAAAACATAACAATTGAATAACAATATTTTTAGAGTTCTTTCCATCATaattatgaaataaataaaattaattaattacaattaaattaattaaaactaaTTACAGTGGCACTCTTTCTGTTCATCGCAATGCCCGCCATCGCTTCCCATCATTCTGCATTTAATTGAACAAGGATTGTCATGCATGCTAACCCCCATGTAGGAAATGGAACCCAATACATCACATGTGAACCTTTTAAACCGCAGGTGACCATCTGAAAAAATAAAGCATTATAGTTTTATTTCAATAGTACTCCCCAAAATTGTTCAATGTaaacaaaacaactagtatggTACGGCCACGTACAGAAAATTCCCattgacaggatccctaaacagattttgacgtggacaccacaagggaggaATTGGATacaagaggcacaagatcgaaatagatgaaaaattatgagggagatctatgtccagcaatGGACaacgaagattgaatgatgatgatgatgatgatgatgatgatgattgtgaCCACAACGGAGAAGGAAAAAaagaaggccgagaagaagctggagggagggaattgaaaaagaactagaggaaaaaGGAATCCCTCCAGGTCTACGGCGGTTAAGAGTCGGAAGGCTCCATTCTtccagagaagaatggcggttaggagtcggaaggcgtcggagaacgctgtaaacggATATCTAATAGAATTATTGTTCAATGTTTTCTCGGACCAGTTATTTCAAAAGGCACTTGGGCAGCCAAAGTCCGAAAATTGAAGttttttgggttatgattgaaaattattatctgaaatcttctctttccaacgatatataacacattatagtacctataaaatatccatggttacaaaactatttgttttctgaaaggtgatggtttaaaaactatgatcctattgtttatatttttgccgtaaataccggtcaattttgaccggttgtatcttaggaaccactcatcacaattaaacgtttttttcttttagaagaattttcctgcctctttttttccaataccgtttttataatttaatttaatttaatatttcccgagatatcctatttgtttataagccaaaaaattgtttataattttaaaatattcttgaggccgcttaaattgtccaatttcaattctgtaaaatgcATTAGATAGGCTcagtatctttttatacaaaaatcatagttattcttatgtatcataattattgtagttattatagcgaccgtaaactTTTAGtttacaattcaattgttgctaaactgttcattcaatttccatcggcttctggaattataatttatatgaaaaaagattttatattaccaagttatttaattattgataaacaattacttatctaaaattttagttgaaaattaaagattttgttggaaaaacccgcattttccggggaaacttttcgtcaaagtaaatcggtaaaaacacgtctctatgcagaatttgattacggtgaatttttatttaggtgtttttggtataaagttaaaatctttggagttatagagcaaaaattgaagaaacacgatttttgggcgccattttatttataaaaaaagtagcacaatatctgcggactttgcatacctatattattaatatatacaatcataagattcgattccagcaataaaattgctggtaaataacttttcccaaaaatggtctatTCTCCGATAATACGCCCAGACTATAAATCTACTGTTATGAAAATTAAGTCATTTCTTTTCAAAAATCATTTCAGCTTAGAACAAAGACTAAGAATGGGTAATTGCTGTTTGGAATGTACTTTTGTATGGTGCCGAAGTGTGAATACTAAAAGTATCGaccatgaacagaattgaagcattgaaaatgtggattcatagatgAATCCTAAAGATATCTTGGACAGCAAGAAAAGCTAATGAGGATGTACTGTTAGTCTTTACCGGAAGAAACaccaaaaagctcaaaagagacCTACCGAAAAAGAAATGATATGGGAAAGATACCGGGACATAAAGTTAAAAGATATGGGAGACCATTTTATAAACAAGCAGATTAAGAATATTTACCAAGAGGTCAAAGTGAATAAAGCTATAGGTCCCGGCATCGCATGTTTCTACTAAAGAAAGCGCGCTACATCTACAATAGACCaaggataataaaaaaagtataagCACAAAGAATACGTTGGATGGGGCATGTTTATAGGATGCACACAAACAGACAAGCAGAAAAGTAATTAACAGGAGGAGCGGACGAGAAGCGAAGAAGAGAACGACCAAACAAGAAGTGGTTGGAAGACTTTAAAAATGATGTAAGAAAACTAAGGATACTGGACGGGGAGGAAAAGACGAAAAACAGAAATGAGTGGAAAGAAATATTGAAGAGAATATAAGCCATATATAATACTAAGAAGGGAAGAGAAAAAAATACACTGCTGAAAGAAAAGAGAACACATAGAAAAATAACTCCAAGAAATTGAAAAAGTAAATAAACCAACAGAGACCAGAAAATTCTACCAAAAACTTAACAaaggcagaaaagaatttaaaccAAGAACAATGATGTGCAGAGACAAAGAAGGAGATATAGTAACTCAACAGAGTGAAATACTGAAAATGTAAACTGAATTCTTCAAAGAAAAGTTTGAACAAAACGGAGATCCACTATACGATGAAATTATATTGGATCCAACGGATACCAGATATCTTGAAATGCAAGAAGCAGTTTCCAGACTGAAAAACAACAAGTCACCTGGATTGGACAACATTAgcgcagaattaataaaagaaggcAGGGACTCCCTCTTAAATGCGATATACGAACTTATAGTGAAcatatggaataataaacaactgccacaagactggaataccggagtaatcattccactacataaaaagggagatcagcTTCAATTTAAAAACTACCGGgcaataacgctactgactgtCAAATATTGTATATGAGCGATTGAgaccatatgcggaacaaatagttgggggatatcaatgtggtttctgcaggcagaagtccacaatagatTAGATCTTCATTTTGAGACAAATAttggaaaagactagt includes the following:
- the LOC126883474 gene encoding tenecin-1-like, giving the protein MKAVIFCAIFAVVVMQVLALPVDEIEEKDGHLRFKRFTCDVLGSISYMGVSMHDNPCSIKCRMMGSDGGHCDEQKECHCN